TGGAGTGTAAGTTTCGTGGTGTAGTTGATATTCGAGCTTCTGTAATTGTTCGGTAGCCATTGACTCGAATAAGTCAACAGAAATACCATCAATCCCCGCAGTCTTACTTCCCGCACGAACTTGTAGCCATGCGAAATTGAGGTGTTCTTTGGTGAACATAATCAAAAGTAAAAAGTAAAAAGGTAAAAGGTAAAAGAAAGATTATGGACACGCTTTCAACCTACTTGGGATGATAAATCCCAAGGGCGAGTAGCGAAACTCCGTTAAAACGGACTAAAAATGTAATATGTGTTTTAGTGTCGAATCCCTTGCAGTACCTTTGATTTAATTGTTGCAGTGCCATATATGAGTTCATGTATGGGTTATTGACTCTTGTATATGAGTTCGTATATGACTTATGTAAAATTCTTTTACCTTTTGACTTATTATGAGCAGGACTCTGGTTGCATCAGATCAAGGTGTGAAGCTGGCAAGAAAAGCCTTAAAAGCCAGAAATTTAACTCAAACAGATTTTGCTATGGAGGTAGGATTAGGTTACACAACTGTTAATAATTTCCTCAACAGTAAACCGATATATCGCACAAACTTCCAAGAGATTTGCGTTTTCTTGGGCTTAGACTGGCAAGATATTGCTGCATTTGGTGAAGAAGCCGAAACCCAAGAACTCACACCCCTTGATAAGCTTTGGCAACAACTTCAATTATTAAGCTCTCCTACTGAACAAATGGGGCTAGTCTTAGTAAAAGAAGAAACACTAGGTTGGGGTCAGAAAATACCGAGTCGTTACGAAAAATCAGTGCAGGTAGGTAGTTTTATTCGTTTTGAAGTCAACTTAGAGACTCCTGGATATTTACTACTATTGCAAAAAGATACATCGGGACAACTATGGTGTTTTTGTCCTTCGTGTTTTGCTCCCCAGCCGCAGTTGAATACAGGTAAGACAACTCTGCCTCAAGAAGGTTCGCCAATAACATCTTTCCCAATAGAAGGCGAACCAGGTAAGGAGGAAATTATCGCAGTCCTTACCAAGGAAGTACCTGCATTAGACTGGTTACGGCAAGAGAATGATGAGGTTTTGAAACTAGAAGCAAGTCATCTTATAGAGTTACTAAAATATGTGACTGAACGCGGAGACTATCAACTTTGGTATACAGATTACATGGTTATTGCACGATAAAAAAGTTAATAGTTTAGGCGTTCAAAACTTCAAGTAGTTTGTTATACTACTGCTCAATAGCCACAGAACCTTGAAAAGTTAATAGTTTAGGCGTTCAAAACTTCAAGTAGTTTGTTATACTACTGCTCAATAGCCACAGAACCTTGAAAACTTAATATCAGGTTTCAAAATAAAAGCGAAAGTGCTTAGTTTTACTTTTCATACGTAAGTTTTTAGCGGGGGTAAGCCAATCCCTGAAACCCTTATTCTTTCGTTTACCCCCGCGAAAAGCTTGCTGGGTATGAGTTTGAGATACCTAAGTCTGTGTCTAATTGTCAATAAACTATACTTATTGACAGGTAAATTAGACCCCCCGCGAAAATGGGTATCTGTAACCCTCTCTGGACAAGGCTTCTAAAAGGGTAGGGTTTTAATTCCTTTACCCCTCACGGGGATGGAAACATTCAATCAAAGTGAAGCCACCTTGTTGATTTTTTTTGGCGTTTTAATTCCTTTACCCCTCACGGGGATGGAAACTCGCAGCATCAAGAATTTGCTTAAATTCTTGAGACATGTTTTAATTCCTTTACCCCTCACGGGGATGGAAACCCTATCGAGGAGGCATTGCAATGTCCTCTTCTTGTTTTGGTTTTAATTCCTTTACCCCTCACGGGGATGGAAACTTGCGCCATTCAGTTGTATCCACAATCACATAATGGTTTTAATTCCTTTACCCCTCACGGGGATGGAAACTCTTACATTCTTCTCCTGCGCTATGGGCGTTAGAAAGTTTTAATTCCTTTACCCCTCACGGGGATGGGTGCGACTATCGGTTGCACGTAGAGAGTGAGTTCTGATGAAAAACTCGTGGCAAGTGTCAAAAGCCAGTACCCGCCCGAAGGGGCATTGCGGGTAACTGCGATGTTTCAGAGCTAGAGGGTAAAATGCGCGACATCAGCAAGCCGCACAGTTAGGTGAAGCGCTAGGGTAAAACTAGACAGGGTTAACAGATGTGAATCCTCGTTGAGGCATCGTGAAGAGGAGTTACCGAAAACGGCTGAGACGGTAAAAGGGGTAAAGTGATTCTGCCCAATCCTCAGAATCAGTAGACACCTTGAACCCCCGGTGTATAGAGGGAACCCAAGCTAGTTGCATCTCTCGCGTGTGATACGAAGTAACCCCAATGGGGTCTTTGAACTAGGTCGATGTCAAAAGTAGAGATTGGAGTAATCCAGCTTTAATCCCCCAGTGGGTGTAAGATGCCACAAGAAGCGAATGCTGCTATGTCGAAAGGCAACAGGAAATCATAACTGGGCAGATAGGTCAAATGACCAACTTGAAAGAGTGCTGACGTGTGGCGAGTGAATCCCTTGAAGTCTAATGCAATGGAAACCGAACTTCTTCGGGAAAAGTTAGGTGCAATTAAAAATTGTGAACGTAACCGGAAGAACTACTGACTGGAATAGCGTCAACTGGAGAAACGCGTTCCGAGTAGTTAGGCGACTAAGACAGAGAATTTTCAAGGCAACCATTGGCGGTAACTTGAAAAAGGTTGGCAGCCTTCAAAAGCTACTTATGCGTAGCTACTCTAATATAGTACTTTCCGTTAGAAGAGTTACGCAACTAAACCAAGGCAGTAAAACAGCAGGGGGTAGATAGATTACTGGTAAAAAACCCCGGCAGCTAGAGGGTGGTTGGTGGATATCCTCACCAAATTTATTCCTTGGAAGCCGTTACCAGTTAAGCGGGTGTATATCCGTAAATCTAATGGAAAACAAAGACCACTCGGAATACCTTGTATTGTCGATAGATGTCTCCAAGCCATCGTCAAAAATGCTTTGGAACCCTATTGGGAAGTGCACTTTGAGCGCACTTCCTACGGCTTTAGACCGGGAAGGTCATGCCATGATGCGATTGAAAGGATACATTCAATGTCAAAAGCCAACTCCACTAAAAAGTGGGTGGTAGACGCGGACATCGAAGGTTGCTTTGATAACATCTCTCATGTACCGCTAATTAATGCCATTGGTAATTTTCCAGCCAGAAAATTAATTCAACAATGGCTGAATGCGGGATATGTGGATAAAGGTGTTTTCCATAATACCAATGCTGGAGTACCTCAAGGTGGAATTATTTCACCTCTACTTGCGAATATAGCTTTGCATGGTATGGAATCTGCCCTCGGTATCAAGTACGATAAAAACGGTCATACGATTGGCGACCGTGGTATTGTGCGCTATGCCGATGATTTGGTGGTGTTCTGCAAAAGTCGGGAAGATGCTGTCAAAGCACATGACACCCTCCAAGAGTTTATGAATACTCGCGGTCTAACTCTATCGGAGTCAAAAACCCACATAGTACGGCTGTTGGATGGATTCAACTTCTTAGGCTTTCATATCAGACAATACCCTGATTCCACTACCAAAACAGGTAGGAAAGTATTAATCAAACCAAGCATTGAATCTTTGCAAAATATCCGGGATAAAATCAAACAAGTATGGCTTGATAATAAAAGTTGTAGTGTTGATTTTGTCATAGGCAAGCTAAACCCAATTATTCGGGGAATAGCTAACTATTATCGGACTGTAGTTTCCTCACAAATATTCAGTTCTTTAGATAGATGGATGTTTGTTAGGGAGAGAAGGTATGCCAAAAGAATGCACGCCAAGAAAAATCAATCTTGGTGTAACCGTCGTTATTGGGGAAGGCTAAATCTTGATAGAAGCGATTACTGGGTGTTTGGTGATAAGCGCACGGGAAAACATCTGCTCAAGTTTAGCTGGTTCAATATTAGGAGGCATCCAATGGTTAAGGGTGCTTATTCTACCGATGACCCAGAGCTAAAATCTTATTGGGAAAACCGTCAGAATATTAAATCTAAAAGTTTAATTCCTAGTTACCAGAAGCTTGCCCAAAAACAAGGATTTAAATGTCCTGTATGCGGGGAGTCATTACTCAATGATGAACCCATACAAAAGCACCATATAATTCCTTGTCATCAAGGTGGTAACGATACTTACGCTAATTTGGAACTAGTGCATTATTACTGTCATCAACAAATACATTATATTGTACAGAAACTCAATTCTGAACTCGATGATGAACTGAGTCTTTGGTAGCTCTAGGATTTGCTAAAGCCGGATGCTTGGTTAACTTGCTTGTCCGGTTTGTCGGGGGGAAAGGGATAGAAATATCCCTGCCCTACCCATTAAACAAAACGCGCATTCACATAGCAGCCTGCGTCAAAATAGTTTTAATTCCTTTACCCCTCACGGGGATGGAAACAAGAGTCAAGAGTTAGTAAGAGCTAGACTTAACCAATTTGTTTTAATTCCTTTACCCCTCACGGGGATGGAAACATTTGACGTTGTTCCGCAACGTTCAACATACTGCTAAGTTTTAATTCCTTTACCCCTCACGGGGATGGAAACCTAAGAAAAGTACTACTACAAAAAGCGTCTTCCAGTCGTTTTAATTCCTTTACCCCTCACGGGGATGGAAACTCTCCAGAAAACACTATCATAATTATACTAGTAGCAGTTTTAATTCCTTTACCCCTCACGGGGATGGGTGCGACTATCGGTTGCACGTAGAGAGTGAGTTCCTCAGAAAAACTCGTGGCAAGTGTCAAAAGCCAGTACCCGCCCGAAGGAGCATTGCGGGTAACTGCGATGTTTCAAAGCTAGAGGGTAAAATGCGCGACATCAGCAAGCCGCACAGTGAGGTGAAGCGCTAGGGTAAAACTAGACAGGGTAACAGATGTGAATCCTCGTAGAGGCATCGTGAAGAGGAATTACCGAAAACGGCTGAGACGGTAAAAGGGGTAAAAGTGATTCTGCCCAATCCTCAGAATCAGTAGACACCTTGAACCCCCGGTGTATAGAGGGAACCCAAGCTAGTTGTATCTCTCGCGTGTGATACGTAGGAACCCCAACGGGGTCTTTGAACTAGGTCGATGTTTTAAGTAGAGATTGGAGTAATCCAGCTTTAATCCCCCGGTGGGTGTAAGATGCCACAAGAAGCGAATGCTGCTATGTCGAAAGGCAACAGGAAATCATAACTGGGCAGATAGGTTAAATAACCAACTTGAAAGAGTGCTAACGTGTGGCGGGTGAATCCCTTGAGTTCAATAGAAAGGAACCGAACTCTGATGGAAAAGTTAGGTGCGCTCTAAAAAAGTGGTGAACGTAACACAGAGAACTACCGACTGGAACAGCGTCAACTGGAAAAACGCATTCAGAGTAGTTAGGCGACTCAGACAGAGAATATTCAAGGCAACCAAGGACGGTAGCCGTAAAAAGGTTCGCAACCTACAAAAGCTACTAATGCGTAGCTATTCTAATATACTACTTTCCGTTAGAAGAGTAACGCAATTAAACCGAGGCAGTAAAACAGCAGGGGTGGATAAACTGCTGGTAAAAACACCACAAGCGAGAGGATTGTTGGTAGATATTCTAACCAAATTTATCCCGTGGAAGCCATTACCAGTAAAGCGGGTATATATCCGTAAATCCAATGGAAAACAAAGACCTCTGGGAATACCTTGTATTGTCGATAGATGTCTCCAATCCATCATCAAAAATGCCTTGGAACCCTATTGGGAAGCGCACTTTGAGCGCACTTCCTATGGCTTTAGACCGGGAAGGTCATGCCATGATGCGATTGAAAGGATACATTCAATGTCAAAAAGCCAACTCCACTAAAAAGTGGGTGGTAGATGCGGACATTGAAGGTTGCTTTGATAACATCTCTCATGTACCGCTAATTAATGCCATTGGTAATTTTCCAGCCAGAAAATTAATCCAACAATGGCTGAATGCGGGATATATGGATAAAGGTGTTTTCCATAATACCAATGCTGGAGTACCTCAAGGTGGAATTATTTCACCGCTACTTGCGAATATAGCTTTGCATGGTATGGAATCTGTCCTCGGCATCAAGTACGATAAAAAACGGTCATACGATTGGCGATCGCGGTATTGTGCGCTATGCCGATGATTTGGTGGTGTTCTGCAAAAGTCGGGAAGATGCTGTCAAAGCGCGGGATACTCTCCAAGAGTTTATGTTTACTCGCGGTTTAACTCTTAATGAGTCAAAAACCCACATAGTACGGCTGTTGGATGGATTCAACTTCTTAGGCTTTCACATCAGACAATACCCGGATTCCACTACCAAAACAGGTAGGAAAGTATTAATCAAACCTAGCATTGAATCTTTGCAAAACATCCGGGATAAAATCAAACAAGTATGGCTTGATAATAAAAGTTGTAGTGTTGATTTTGTCATAAGCAAGCTAAACCCAATTATTCGGGGAATAGCTAACTATTATCGGACTGTAGTTTCCTCACAAATATTCAGTTCTTTAGATAGATGGATGTTTGTTAGGGAGAGAAGGTATGCCAAACGAATGCACGCCAAGAAGAACCAATCTTGGCGTAATCATCGTTATTGGGGAAGATTAAATCTTGATAGAAGTGATTACTGGGTGTTTGGTAACAAGCGCACGGGAAAACATCTGCTCAAGTTTAGCTGGTTCAATATTAGGAGACATCCAATGGTAAAGGGTGCTTATTCTACCGATGACCCAGAGCTAAAATCTTATTGGGAAAACCGTCAGAATATTAAATCTAAAAGTTTAATTCCTAGTTACCAGAAGCTTGCCCAAAAAACAAGGATTTAAGTGTCCTGTATGCGGGGAGTCATTACTCAATGATGAACCCATACAAAAGCATCATATAATTCCTTGTCATCAAGGTGGTAACGATACTTACGCTAATTTGGAACTAGTGCATTATTACTGTCATCAACAAATACATTATATTGTACAGAAACTCAATTCTGAACTCGATGATGAACTGAGTCTTTGGTAGCTCTAGGATTTGCTAAAGCCGGATGCTTGGTTAACTTGCTTGTCCGGTTTGTCGGGGGGAAAGGGGTAGCAATATCCCTGCCCTACCCATTAAACTTTCTCTGAAATTTTACGAGGGTGGTCTATTTCCAACTCTTGAGTTTTAATTCCTTTACCCCTCACGGGGATGGAAACGAGTCTCTTAATCCCTGCTTCGCACAAGTTTCACGAGTTTTAATTCCTTTACCCCTCACGGGGATGGAAACCCTTTATTTATCATCAACCTTCGTGAGGTGATATGGTGTTTTAATTCCTTTACCCCTCACGGGGATGGAAACTGATGATGAACAATTTTAGGTAAAATAAGTAATTGATTGATTGATTGAAAAGTCAAAACTAAAAAATATACCAGCATCTGGAACTAGCAGATGAAAAAACTCATAAAAAAATTAAATCAACTTAATTTACAGGTTGTGCAACTTGCTGGACAAGGAAACTTAAAGCAAGCAATAATTATTGCCCAACAAGCTGTAAACTTAGGATCAAGTCAGCAGCTAACAGAGCATTCAGAATATTGTGATAGCTTGAATAACTTAGCAGAATTATATCGAATACAAGGATGTTATTTAGAAGCCAATCCCTTGTATTTACAAGCGTTAACTATTAGAAAAAGTCTCTTAGGTTCAGAACATCCTGATGTTGCACAATCTTTAAATAATCTGGCAGCACTATATCATTCACAAGGGAATTACTCACAAGCCGAAAAATATTTTTTAGAATCCCTGGAACTTTGGAAAAGTATTTTTGGAGCTGAACATTTTCAAATTGCGACTAATTTAAATAATCTGGCAGAGATTTATCGAGAACAAGGAAAATATCTCAAAGCTGAACAAGTACATTTAGAAGTTTTAGCAATGCGAAAACGTCTGTTTGGCGATGAACATCCAGATATTGCTCAAACTTTGACTAATCTAGCATCAATTTACACATCCCTTGGACGTTATTTAGATGCAGAAAAAATGCACTTAGAAACCTTGGCGATGAAAAAACGTTTGTTTGAAGAGTTACATCCTGATATTACTATTAGCCTGAATAATTTGGCCA
This Nostoc edaphicum CCNP1411 DNA region includes the following protein-coding sequences:
- the ltrA gene encoding group II intron reverse transcriptase/maturase, giving the protein MDILTKFIPWKPLPVKRVYIRKSNGKQRPLGIPCIVDRCLQAIVKNALEPYWEVHFERTSYGFRPGRSCHDAIERIHSMSKANSTKKWVVDADIEGCFDNISHVPLINAIGNFPARKLIQQWLNAGYVDKGVFHNTNAGVPQGGIISPLLANIALHGMESALGIKYDKNGHTIGDRGIVRYADDLVVFCKSREDAVKAHDTLQEFMNTRGLTLSESKTHIVRLLDGFNFLGFHIRQYPDSTTKTGRKVLIKPSIESLQNIRDKIKQVWLDNKSCSVDFVIGKLNPIIRGIANYYRTVVSSQIFSSLDRWMFVRERRYAKRMHAKKNQSWCNRRYWGRLNLDRSDYWVFGDKRTGKHLLKFSWFNIRRHPMVKGAYSTDDPELKSYWENRQNIKSKSLIPSYQKLAQKQGFKCPVCGESLLNDEPIQKHHIIPCHQGGNDTYANLELVHYYCHQQIHYIVQKLNSELDDELSLW
- a CDS encoding reverse transcriptase domain-containing protein, yielding MRLKGYIQCQKANSTKKWVVDADIEGCFDNISHVPLINAIGNFPARKLIQQWLNAGYMDKGVFHNTNAGVPQGGIISPLLANIALHGMESVLGIKYDKKRSYDWRSRYCALCR
- a CDS encoding reverse transcriptase N-terminal domain-containing protein gives rise to the protein MNVTGRTTDWNSVNWRNAFRVVRRLRQRIFKATIGGNLKKVGSLQKLLMRSYSNIVLSVRRVTQLNQGSKTAGGR
- a CDS encoding reverse transcriptase N-terminal domain-containing protein; the protein is MNVTQRTTDWNSVNWKNAFRVVRRLRQRIFKATKDGSRKKVRNLQKLLMRSYSNILLSVRRVTQLNRGSKTAGVDKLLVKTPQARGLLVDILTKFIPWKPLPVKRVYIRKSNGKQRPLGIPCIVDRCLQSIIKNALEPYWEAHFERTSYGFRPGRSCHDAIERIHSMSKSQLH
- a CDS encoding group II intron maturase-specific domain-containing protein, producing the protein MVWNLSSASSTIKNGHTIGDRGIVRYADDLVVFCKSREDAVKARDTLQEFMFTRGLTLNESKTHIVRLLDGFNFLGFHIRQYPDSTTKTGRKVLIKPSIESLQNIRDKIKQVWLDNKSCSVDFVISKLNPIIRGIANYYRTVVSSQIFSSLDRWMFVRERRYAKRMHAKKNQSWRNHRYWGRLNLDRSDYWVFGNKRTGKHLLKFSWFNIRRHPMVKGAYSTDDPELKSYWENRQNIKSKSLIPSYQKLAQKTRI
- a CDS encoding HNH endonuclease; amino-acid sequence: MPKKQGFKCPVCGESLLNDEPIQKHHIIPCHQGGNDTYANLELVHYYCHQQIHYIVQKLNSELDDELSLW
- a CDS encoding DUF4384 domain-containing protein, giving the protein MSRTLVASDQGVKLARKALKARNLTQTDFAMEVGLGYTTVNNFLNSKPIYRTNFQEICVFLGLDWQDIAAFGEEAETQELTPLDKLWQQLQLLSSPTEQMGLVLVKEETLGWGQKIPSRYEKSVQVGSFIRFEVNLETPGYLLLLQKDTSGQLWCFCPSCFAPQPQLNTGKTTLPQEGSPITSFPIEGEPGKEEIIAVLTKEVPALDWLRQENDEVLKLEASHLIELLKYVTERGDYQLWYTDYMVIAR